The following are from one region of the Verrucomicrobiota bacterium genome:
- a CDS encoding J domain-containing protein, protein MPVEFKDYYATLGVSRDASEEDIKKAFRKLARQYHPDVAQDKKTAEEKFKEINEAYEVLGDPEKRKKYDELGARWQEGPGYEPPPGRQGGAWTSPDGTQTQEFHFDGTGFSDFFEQFFGRGGRYGGFEEAFHRGRGGGAEADFAQHGADIEGDLLVTLDEVLHGSSRTISLQRVDPRTGEGQTETIRVRIPHGVHDGQSIRVRGKGGQGSGGGESGDLYLRVRLAAHPDFRVRGSDLYYDLDLAPWEGVLGSSVTVPTLGGGQAKLRIPPGTNQGKQFRLRGQGLPRGRDGQRGDLYAVVVVQLPQHVSNEERALWEQLRRASGFNPRQD, encoded by the coding sequence ATGCCCGTTGAGTTTAAAGATTATTACGCCACCCTCGGGGTGTCGCGTGACGCCAGCGAGGAGGACATCAAAAAGGCCTTTCGCAAGCTGGCGCGCCAGTATCATCCCGACGTCGCACAAGACAAAAAGACGGCTGAAGAGAAATTTAAAGAGATCAACGAGGCGTACGAGGTGCTCGGCGACCCGGAGAAACGGAAGAAGTACGACGAACTCGGTGCGCGTTGGCAGGAAGGTCCCGGCTACGAACCGCCGCCCGGCCGGCAAGGCGGCGCCTGGACCAGCCCGGATGGAACGCAGACGCAGGAATTTCATTTCGACGGCACGGGCTTCAGCGACTTCTTCGAGCAGTTCTTTGGGCGCGGCGGGCGCTACGGCGGCTTCGAGGAGGCGTTTCACCGCGGGCGAGGTGGGGGTGCCGAAGCGGACTTTGCGCAGCACGGCGCAGACATCGAAGGAGATCTCCTGGTCACGCTGGATGAAGTCCTGCACGGCTCCAGCCGGACCATCTCGCTCCAGAGGGTCGACCCCAGGACTGGCGAGGGGCAAACCGAGACCATCCGCGTCCGCATTCCGCACGGGGTGCATGACGGCCAGTCTATTCGCGTCCGGGGCAAAGGCGGGCAAGGCAGCGGCGGCGGTGAGTCCGGCGACCTTTACCTGCGCGTGCGACTCGCGGCTCACCCGGACTTCCGCGTGCGGGGTTCGGATTTGTACTACGACCTGGACCTCGCGCCGTGGGAAGGCGTGCTTGGCTCGAGCGTGACTGTGCCTACGCTCGGCGGCGGCCAGGCGAAGCTGCGGATTCCGCCTGGAACAAACCAGGGCAAGCAGTTCCGCCTGCGCGGCCAGGGGTTGCCGAGAGGCAGGGATGGCCAGCGTGGCGATCTATACGCGGTCGTGGTGGTGCAGTTGCCGCAGCACGTCAGCAACGAGGAACGTGCACTTTGGGAGCAACTCCGTCGAGCCTCCGGTTTCAACCCCCGTCAGGATTGA
- a CDS encoding nucleotide exchange factor GrpE encodes MASYNAAPDPADDVGLDDAARVLEAEIAEQKDRYLRLAADFDNYRKRLAQEIERRAAAQKHEFIRDLLPVIDNLERALAANASASPDQLRQGVLITLQQLHGLLREHGIEPEESLGHPFDPHRHEAVAGRRDPRHPDHAVLEVFQRGYRQGNTVFRPAKVVVNDLSRPEGFGHAR; translated from the coding sequence ATGGCTAGCTACAACGCTGCCCCCGACCCTGCGGACGATGTTGGGCTCGATGACGCTGCCAGGGTGCTGGAGGCCGAGATTGCTGAACAGAAAGACCGGTACCTGCGCCTTGCCGCCGATTTCGATAACTACCGCAAACGGCTGGCTCAGGAGATCGAGCGGCGCGCTGCCGCCCAAAAGCATGAGTTCATCCGCGACCTGCTGCCGGTCATCGATAACCTCGAACGCGCGCTTGCTGCGAACGCGTCGGCCTCGCCCGATCAGCTGCGCCAAGGCGTCCTGATCACCCTCCAGCAACTGCACGGGTTGCTGCGCGAGCACGGCATTGAACCCGAGGAGAGCCTCGGCCATCCGTTTGATCCGCACCGGCACGAGGCTGTTGCCGGCCGCCGCGACCCGCGTCACCCCGATCATGCCGTGCTGGAAGTTTTCCAGCGCGGTTACCGCCAGGGGAACACGGTGTTTCGCCCGGCCAAAGTGGTTGTCAACGACCTGAGCCGCCCCGAAGGTTTCGGCCATGCCCGTTGA
- a CDS encoding ribosome-associated translation inhibitor RaiA, which produces MRPVTTLTTFQWSLVTKNLHGHEMLRKQIHEKVSKLEKHLKHFPPDAVHLQIVLGRQPKRCLHTAALNLRLPSNILHSEKASTDVIKAFDDAVEALLREVESLKARLRRERLWKHQQRREEVHRLTATGFTAETMPDGSGPQDSEEAPYG; this is translated from the coding sequence ATGCGACCCGTGACAACGTTAACCACGTTTCAGTGGAGCCTCGTTACCAAGAACCTGCACGGTCACGAAATGCTCCGGAAGCAGATCCACGAAAAGGTCAGCAAGCTCGAAAAGCATCTCAAACACTTCCCGCCGGACGCCGTTCACTTGCAGATCGTGCTCGGGCGGCAACCGAAGAGGTGCCTTCACACGGCCGCGCTCAACCTGCGGCTGCCATCCAACATTCTCCACAGCGAAAAGGCCTCGACCGACGTCATCAAAGCCTTTGATGACGCCGTCGAGGCATTGCTCCGGGAAGTGGAATCCTTGAAGGCGAGGCTTCGGCGCGAGAGGCTGTGGAAACATCAACAACGGCGCGAAGAAGTACATCGCCTTACGGCGACCGGTTTCACCGCCGAGACGATGCCCGACGGTTCCGGTCCGCAGGATTCTGAGGAGGCGCCTTATGGCTAG